The following DNA comes from Poecilia reticulata strain Guanapo linkage group LG5, Guppy_female_1.0+MT, whole genome shotgun sequence.
AAAATTTGACAAATTGATTAAAACTTCAATTATTTTAACAGAATCCGTTTTGATGAACAAGAATCTGATGGTTTAATTatcagagagaaaaagatgcCATGTGATTAAACTCTAAATACCTTTTATAATGTttgatttcagcatttttgagATAATATTCAGATGCAGCTGACTGACTGTCtgatctccagcagtcattggttGAGAGGCAAAATCCATCAAACAATTATGAATACATTCATTTCTAGAGACAATTTAGAGACCAGTTAACCCAACAGttgtgtttttggattgtggctTGAGGCTGGAGTACCAGGAGTTACCCATAATGCAGAGGGAGAGCATAAAAACTCTGTTATTAAGTTAATAAATGTGCTGCAGGTTGGCTCAGGAGCGTCAGCAGGCAGCAGATCATCATCTTCAAAGATCTGAAACTGAAGCAAAGAAGCAGAAACTTCTGGATTCATGGAGCAAAGCTGGAGTCCAAAACTTTACCATGAAGGCTGCGGTGCCGGGATCTGAAGTACCAGGATGTAAGGTTGGTTTGTCAGCTTCTTCCTGTTCCTGATAAATCTGCTGAGATGTTCCTCATCTAAATATGAAAACCTCTCAGAGTTTTCCTCTGTTCATCAGTCTNNNNNNNNNNNNNNNNNNNNNNNNNNNNNNNNNNNNNNNNNNNNNNNNNNNNNNNNNNNNNNNNNNNNNNNNNNNNNNNNNNNNNNNNNNNNNNNNNNNNNNNNNNNNNNNNNNNNNNNNNNNNNNNNNNNNNNNNNNNNNNNNNNNNNNNNNNNNNNNNNNNNNNNNNNNNNNNNNNNNNNNNNNNNNNNNNNNNNNNNNNNNNNNNNNNNNNNNNNNNNNNNNNNNNNNNNNNNNNNNNNNNNNNNNNNNNNNNNNNNNNNNNNNNNNNNNNNNNNNNNNNNNNNNNNNNNNNNNNNNNNNNNNNNNNNNNNNNNNNNNNNNNNNNNNNNNNNNNNNNNNNNNNNNNNNNNNNNNNNNNNNNNNNNNNNNNNNNNNNNNNNNNNNNNNNNNNNNNNNNNNNNNNNNNNNNNNNNNNNNNNNNNNNNNNNNNNNNNNNNNNNNNNNNNNNNNNNNNNNNNNNNNNNNNNNNNNNNNNNNNNNNNNNNNNNNNNNNNNNNNNNNNNNNNNNNNNNNNNNNNNNNNNNNNNNNNNNNNNNNNNNNNNNNNNNNNNNNNNNNNNNNNNNNNNNNNNNNNNNNNNNNNNNNNNNNNNNNNNNNNNNNNNNNNNNNNNNNNNNNNNNNNNNNNNNNNNNNNNNNNNNNNNNNNNNNNNNNNNNNNNNNNNNNNNNNNNNNNNNNNNNNNNNNNNNNNNNNNNNNNNNNNNNNNNNNNNNNNNNNNNNNNNNNNNNNNNNNNNNNNNNNNNNNNNNNNNNNNNNNNNNNNNNNNNNNNNNNNNNNNNNNNNNNNNNNNNNNNNNNNNNNNNNNNNNNNNNNNNNNNNNNNNNNNNNNNNNNNNNNNNNNNNNNNNNNNNNNNNNNNNNNNNNNNNNNNNNNNNNNNNNNNNNNNNNNNNNNNNNNNNNNNNNNNNNNNNNNNNNNNNNNNNNNNNNNNNNNNNNNNNNNNNNNNNNNNNNNNNNNNNNNNNNNNNNNNNNNNNNNNNNNNNNNNNNNNNNNNNNNNNNNNNNNNNNNNNNNNNNNNNNNNNNNNNNNNNNNNNNNNNNNNNNNNNNNNNNNNNNNNNNNNNNNNNNNNNNNNNNNNNNNNNNNNNNNNNNNNNNNNNNNNNNNNNNNNNNNNNNNNNNNNNNNNNNNNNNNNNNNNNNNNNNNNNNNNNNNNNNNNNNNNNNNNNNNNNNNNNNNNNNNNNNNNNNNNNNNNNNNNNNNNNNNNNNNNNNNNNNNNNNNNNNNNNNNNNNNNNNNNNNNNNNNNNNNNNNNNNNNNNNNNNNNNNNNNNNNNNNNNNNNNNNNNNNNNNNNNNNNNNNNNNNNNNNNNNNNNNNNNNNNNNNNNNNNNNNNNNNNNNNNNNNNNNNNNNNNNNNNNNNNNNNNNNNNNNNNNNNNNNNNNNNNNNNNNNNNNNNNNNNNNNNNNNNNNNNNNNNNNNNNNNNNNNNNNNNNNNNNNNNNNNNNNNNNNNNNNNNNNNNNNNNNNNNNNNNNNNNNNNNNNNNNNNNNNNNNNNNNNNNNNNNNNNNNNNNNNNNNNNNNNNNNNNNNNNNNNNNNNNNNNNNNNNNNNNNNNNNNNNNNNNNNNNNNNNNNNNNNNNNNNNNNNNNNNNNNNNNNNNNNNNNNNNNNNNNNNNNNNNNNNNNNNNNNNNNNNNNNNNNNNNNNNNNNNNNNNNNNNNNNNNNNNNNNNNNNNNNNNNNNNNNNNNNNNNNNNNNNNNNNNNNNNNNNNNNNNNNNNNNNNNNNNNNNNNNNNNNNNNNNNNNNNNNNNNNNNNNNNNNNNNNNNNNNNNNNNNNNNNNNNNNNNNNNNNNNNNNNNNNNNNNNNNNNNNNNNNNNNNNNNNNNNNNNNNNNNNNNNNNNNNNNNNNNNNNNNNNNNNNNNNNNNNNNNNNNNNNNNNNNNNNNNNNNNNNNNNNNNNNNNNNNNNNNNNNNNNNNNNNNNNNNNNNNNNNNNNNNNNNNNNNNNNNNNNNNNNNNNNNNNNNNNNNNNNNNNNNNNNNNNNNNNNNNNNNNNNNNNNNNNNNNNNNNNNNNNNNNNNNNNNNNNNNNNNNNNNNNNNNNNNNNNNNNNNNNNNNNNNNNNNNNNNNNNNNNNNNNNNNNNNNNNNNNNNNNNNNNNNNNNNNNNNNNNNNNNNNNNNNNNNNNNNNNNNNNNNNNNNNNNNNNNNNNNNNNNNNNNNNNNNNNNNNNNNNNNNNNNNNNNNNNNNNNNNNNNNNNNNNNNNNNNNNNNNNNNNNNNNNNNNNNNNNNNNNNNNNNNNNNNNNNNNNNNNNNNNNNNNNNNNNNNNNNNNNNNNNNNNNNNNNNNNNNNNNNNNNNNNNNNNNNNNNNNNNNNNNNNNNNNNNNNNNNNNNNNNNNNNNNNNNNNNNNNNNNNNNNNNNNNNNNNNNNNNNNNNNNNNNNNNNNNNNNNNNNNNNNNNNNNNNNNNNNNNNNNNNNNNNNNNNNNNNNNNNNNNNNNNNNNNNNNNNNNNNNNNNNNNNNNNNNNNNNNNNNNNNNNNNNNNNNNNNNNNNNNNNNNNNNNNNNNNNNNNNNNNNNNNNNNNNNNNNNNNNNNNNNNNNNNNNNNNNNNNNNNNNNNNNNNNNNNNNNNNNNNNNNNNNNNNNNNNNNNNNNNNNNNNNNNNNNNNNNNNNNNNNNNNNNNNNNNNNNNNNNNNNNNNNNNNNNNNNNNNNNNNNNNNNNNNNNNNNNNNNNNNNNNNNNNNNNNNNNNNNNNNNNNNNNNNNNNNNNNNNNNNNNNNNNNNNNNNNNNNNNNNNNNNNNNNNNNNNNNNNNNNNNNNNGTAAATTCGGTCGAGTTCTTCCTGTGCTGCAGCTCAGGTGTCAGAAAGGCAGCAAAGCTCGAACAGTGAAGTACGACCCGTCAAAGTACTGCCACAACATCCGCAGACTGGACCGGACCGATCCAGATGAGACTCGGTCAGTAACCCAGCTCACCTGGCAGGTGGAGGGAGGGGATGATGACATCAgcaagaggaggaggggagagtTCCCCCCATACGAGCCAATCAAACCCAAGAAGAGTCGCACAGATCCAGGAGACTCTCTTAACGCGTTCAGCAGGATCaggtaactttttaaaatgttcttgtttccAAGGAAGTGTTTTTACCTAAAGGAGCCTGAGACAGAATTAGCACTATGTTGATGTGACAACATCTCATAAActgttgaatttgttttaaacagaataGTTGTAGGAGAATGTTGAGGAAAAACGGACCAgctgccaggaaaaaaaatagaacttgGTCAGATGTAGAAAGATTATTTGaggctttattttaaacaatcacATAACCTTGTTATGAGAAACTCCAGCTGTGATGATTCTGTGAAACTCTGAAAGCGACCAAAGGATTTATTTAGATCAAATAGTTCTGTAAATAGTTTTGTTCTGCTCTATACGTTctgtaaatatcaaaatgttgaGACTTTGGCATTCTTTGACAAAGACCTGTATGAAGATGCATTATTAAAATCTCTCTTACGTCTTGTGAAGAGAGACATCCTGAGAGTCTGTGTGTTGATTTAAACTTTAGATTTTCTGCCACTGATTAATTCCCAACCAATGTGgtgcaaacaacaaaaacggAGGTGAGTGGCGCCCTCTAGATGGGGTCACACTGATTGTGTGATCATTTTCCTGCaacaaaagattaatttatctttttaagCTTACTGATTATTTAGTAGACTTGTGGTCCacatagacataaaaaaacaaaagtcacatgATTCACAGCAACAACTAACAGACTAACAAGGGAAGAGGAGACAGTAAGTGGAATAAACAGGtttataatccatgtttcttcctttcttcttcttctcctgttaGATCCGAACAAAACTCTGACAGAATCACTGAAGTCCATCAGCTCACCAACGGCTCTGACCTGCAAAccaatcacagagcagctcagagGGAGGAGAGGTGGTTCCTTGACAGCGACGTCGACTCAGACGAGGAAATCCGCAGTCTGGTGGTCGCCCAGCAGAGCTCCCATGATGCACTGCAACAGGAGGCGGAAGACAACGACAACCTGGAGGTGGTGGGACTCAACTACTTGGTGAAATCAGGATCCAAAGGTAACAGAAATGCTTTAAACAGGGATTTTCAATCAATATATTATCAATGTATCATCCCAGTTATTAAAAGGAATGACCTTTGATCCCTGAGAAACACCAAGTAAAGGATCATCATCCATCGTTAGCTGGTAGAACCTCATGGAGCTGTGATTACTTGGAGAACCAGCTCTACAATCCAAACGTCACAGGAGTCTGATGTTCACTTCAGAGGAGTCTGGACTTCCTGCTGGACACCTGGAGATGAGTTTATAGGAAGAATGTGACAAATTAACACCTGGAGGGAAGACCTGGTGGAGCTTCATGGTTTAGGAAGATCCTCAGTGTTcggaaaagaaatggaaaaattagaaagtagaaaacatttaactgaaattCAGGAGTCAGTGAAGGATTTAATAAAGTTCTTTAAAGTGCAAACTTAGAGACTTAGTAAAAACTAACCTTGGAGCTGACCTGATTTCTCCATTTGATTCCAGGAGATGAGGAAGACTACGACTCTGCTGGCACGGATGAACTGTTTGAGTCCAGGAGAAATCCACCTGCCCCCCCGCAGGAGAAACCTTCATCACCGCCAGCCCAGCAGTTCTCagacaaaaagagacaaattaaaagaaaatctacgCCTGGAGACGTTTCCTCCAGTAAACCCTCATCCTCTGGCGTCCGCCCTGCAATAAAACACTCATCAGATTCACACAGTGACcaggatgatgaagaggaggagggaaacTCTTCAGATTTTGATTTTCCAGCCCTGTTTTCTGCTAACTCCAACTATCTGAGGATTTCCTTGGCTGATTTACAGAGGCTGGCCGAGAGCAAAGTTCCCAGCATCTTCGGATCCGGACTGAAACTGGAGTCTGGCCTCCCGGAGCGACAGGCGCGCAAGGAAGCCATCACCCCCGACGAGATCCTCGCCTCCATCCTGGGGGAGGACAGCAGTGGCGACAACAAAgaacacaagaagaagaagaaagcagaaggAGTGACATCAGCATCTCTGCAGCCCTCAGAGGAAACGGCGACGCAGAGGGAAACTTCTCAAACTGACGGGCgtctgaggaggaagagggaacGTGAGCAGAATGAAGCTACAGGCAtccagagacagaaacatggaggaaCATCAGAAGCTCTCAGAGACCCACAGACCGACTCTTCCTCTGGgagtgaagaagaggaggaagagatgaTATCTGCGGAGGATCAGCCCTCATCCAGCAGCTTCTCTgaggaagaagagcagcaggTTGGAGCAGCTCTTCATCCAGCTCCGGCTCCAGGCAGCAAGTCCTCCTCaagcgaggaagaggaggaagaggaagctcCTCCTCGGGTGGCGTTAGCAGccaaggaggaagaggagctgcagaggaaggCCAACATGAGGAGGCTGGCTGCTCTCCAGCAGAGGCAGAAGGAGGCTGAGGAGCATAAGAAGCTCATCCAGGGAGCTCTGGCCAACCTGGTGGGTGTTCCTGGACATTAGCTCCGGTTCTGTCCAGTCCGTTCTGAAAACCCAGGATGGAAGAGGATCGTTGCTCTTTAGAACAATCTCCTCTGATTCCAGACCTCAGTATTTGATTTAATGATCCAAACACTAATGCACTAAAAGCAGAACTGATTTCATTTAATGCTTTAacgtttttgctcattttgaaaACGTTTAGCAAACTTAACTTCCCCTAAAtaacttcctggttttttttttaaactttcagttgaataaagacgcataaaactttattgatcccagagggaaattaaatgttgtaactcatattaattaaaattcttcAAACGGTTACTGTAGATTGTGATGGCTGTTGGTAGGAGAGATctcttgtagcagtctgtattgcagcaaatttgaagaagcctctgactgaagacactctgctTTCTCTAGTCAGCCTCAATAAGAGAATGGTCTGAGTtgtccttcatgtttttattctattttattattcCACCAGGA
Coding sequences within:
- the nol8 gene encoding nucleolar protein 8; translated protein: MKAAVPGSEVPGCKDXVVSKFGRVLPVLQLRCQKGSKARTVKYDPSKYCHNIRRLDRTDPDETRSVTQLTWQVEGGDDDISKRRRGEFPPYEPIKPKKSRTDPGDSLNAFSRIRSEQNSDRITEVHQLTNGSDLQTNHRAAQREERWFLDSDVDSDEEIRSLVVAQQSSHDALQQEAEDNDNLEVVGLNYLVKSGSKGDEEDYDSAGTDELFESRRNPPAPPQEKPSSPPAQQFSDKKRQIKRKSTPGDVSSSKPSSSGVRPAIKHSSDSHSDQDDEEEEGNSSDFDFPALFSANSNYLRISLADLQRLAESKVPSIFGSGLKLESGLPERQARKEAITPDEILASILGEDSSGDNKEHKKKKKAEGVTSASLQPSEETATQRETSQTDGRLRRKREREQNEATGIQRQKHGGTSEALRDPQTDSSSGSEEEEEEMISAEDQPSSSSFSEEEEQQVGAALHPAPAPGSKSSSSEEEEEEEAPPRVALAAKEEEELQRKANMRRLAALQQRQKEAEEHKKLIQGALANLDAPPPTTGKRIVFGSDDEEEKQEVVSAVEESKKPLFQDSQSEDEATADGAAAANQNAPHKAERLKPSGPRLFDDSEDDDEEGDEEEAGSRFDIRPEFEGPAGQKLMELQSRFGTDERFRLDSRFLEEEEEEEEEETEVQKSSMEDEEALEEEKKKNLSILQSILGTGQQASSKTARKAKQFRDMSALHYDPSKEEHTAFETKTEETKKESKATRRKKREEAQKLPEVSKEIYFQVSGDLKAVFGQTNDGSAEGEEGTNWDKVEEEEGGGEEEQLLLPSLLPADPSSKSEESSGFRFSFFGDESAAGSGETAEYKVEKIQAPKVSWHQDPRFHDSSSEEEMEEDNEEEQVKKDQQSSVEAKNTKEETPSQPDFFFFSSDDHRLTEGPRLFCRTSQLEEQREQWEERTSSLRQEYRKKHRDAKRKLKSARKT